One Deltaproteobacteria bacterium DNA segment encodes these proteins:
- a CDS encoding LLM class flavin-dependent oxidoreductase, with product MKLGLIFPGGGMKIRDMVTIAKEAEGAGFDSLYVTEAWRSGFVPLTALAMATQHVRLGPYVLNAYGRSPMLTGMSAIDLDELSGGRLLLGVGSGNRHINEDWQGVPHVEPYQKMKEYIECLKQIVRTPMGTPMKYEGKIHRMQWTPAVQPLRESIPIYLSAIFPRMVKVAGQVADGVAIGAMGSVEYLRDVLQPRVREAAAHAGRDPRSLGYVMAIFVSVSDDREQARQAAREAICRLFSPLPHPYYDFLLREQGFSAAADTAQKLAPQGKFKQAAEAIPDEAIDRLTIAGTPAECRKRIAAYEGVVEEVICVNVSYSATPSTDPLGLYRQIIDLR from the coding sequence ATGAAACTTGGACTGATCTTTCCCGGCGGCGGGATGAAAATCCGCGACATGGTAACGATTGCGAAAGAGGCTGAAGGTGCGGGGTTTGATTCCCTCTACGTCACTGAAGCATGGCGTAGTGGATTTGTCCCGCTCACTGCGTTGGCAATGGCTACGCAACACGTACGACTTGGGCCGTATGTGCTCAATGCGTATGGACGCAGCCCGATGCTGACCGGCATGAGTGCGATTGATCTGGATGAACTGTCTGGCGGACGCCTGTTGTTGGGTGTTGGGAGTGGCAATCGTCATATCAACGAAGACTGGCAAGGGGTGCCGCATGTCGAGCCCTACCAGAAGATGAAAGAGTACATTGAGTGTCTCAAACAGATTGTGCGAACGCCGATGGGGACACCGATGAAATATGAAGGAAAGATTCACCGCATGCAGTGGACCCCAGCCGTGCAGCCGTTGCGTGAGAGCATTCCTATTTACCTGTCGGCGATCTTTCCTCGCATGGTGAAAGTTGCTGGGCAGGTTGCTGACGGGGTCGCCATCGGCGCGATGGGGTCGGTGGAATATCTACGCGACGTGCTACAGCCTCGCGTCCGTGAGGCGGCAGCGCACGCTGGGCGTGATCCGCGATCCCTCGGCTATGTGATGGCGATTTTTGTCTCGGTCAGTGATGACCGCGAACAGGCACGGCAAGCGGCTCGCGAAGCGATTTGTCGTCTGTTCTCGCCGTTACCACACCCATACTATGACTTCCTGTTACGAGAACAAGGGTTCTCCGCGGCTGCGGACACCGCTCAGAAATTGGCGCCACAAGGCAAGTTCAAGCAAGCCGCCGAGGCAATTCCTGATGAAGCGATCGATCGTTTGACAATTGCTGGCACTCCAGCGGAGTGTCGCAAACGTATCGCTGCGTATGAAGGAGTTGTTGAGGAAGTGATTTGTGTGAACGTGTCGTACTCGGCTACGCCTTCGACTGATCCGTTGGGGTTGTATCGCCAGATTATCGATCTGCGATGA
- a CDS encoding sodium:solute symporter family protein: protein MAPQDSGLGFDALIILSLYLLSNIFIGYFAYRSGETWHARDYFLGGKSTGALVLFFAMLATKFSGNTFFGLPGQSYRVGLMAVTLIPFTIAISLGFLTYAPRLYVLSKKYDYLTPSDYYADRFDSRVLRLWTSVFLILTVIPYLMIQTTAMGHAFVGFTGGRYTFATGVIYIFAGMLIYVLLSGWRGVVWAEVLQGGLLWLAIVVAAVVLVRWEGGLAAVIQQAVTVAPEKIAVPDSFATLTRSYLLLALVFGFGGSMYPQIIQSVYAAKSEKALRRGLAMMIPNYFIVMLAVVLIGLVGIIRLHDLKTIEADQVLAQLLSRQAESAYWIAILVFLGAAAAIMSTAAGVLLTLSSMVTHDLYRQFVRPQANEEEIAIVGRGFTVAILILVTLLSLHPIATLWQLTLIKFEFLMQLYLPMILGLYWPRFTRTAAIVGLAAGTVSLLAMVLTSWKHIGVFDAGVTAFLINIVVSVVVTLLKQPSTDEQQRVQERFFALFEPKAPAQNLTPVSSQEIVHPSTTSG, encoded by the coding sequence ATGGCACCACAAGATTCCGGCCTTGGCTTCGATGCCCTTATTATTCTCTCGCTGTATCTGCTGAGTAACATCTTCATCGGTTATTTCGCGTACCGGTCGGGCGAGACCTGGCATGCGCGAGATTATTTCCTCGGCGGCAAAAGCACTGGAGCGCTGGTGCTCTTCTTTGCCATGCTCGCGACCAAATTCAGCGGTAATACCTTCTTTGGTTTACCTGGGCAATCCTATCGAGTTGGCCTGATGGCAGTGACGTTGATTCCCTTCACTATCGCCATCTCACTCGGCTTTCTGACCTACGCCCCTCGCCTCTATGTCCTGTCGAAAAAGTATGACTATCTCACACCGTCAGATTACTACGCGGACCGCTTCGATAGTCGGGTCCTGCGTTTGTGGACCTCCGTGTTTCTTATTCTGACGGTCATTCCATATTTGATGATACAGACGACAGCGATGGGCCACGCGTTTGTTGGTTTTACTGGTGGTCGTTATACGTTTGCCACTGGAGTGATTTACATCTTCGCTGGGATGCTTATCTATGTACTGCTCAGCGGTTGGCGTGGCGTCGTCTGGGCTGAGGTCTTGCAGGGTGGACTCCTGTGGCTTGCGATCGTCGTCGCCGCCGTTGTGCTAGTGCGGTGGGAAGGTGGACTCGCCGCCGTTATCCAACAGGCAGTGACAGTCGCGCCAGAGAAAATCGCCGTCCCTGATTCATTTGCAACCTTAACGCGTTCGTACCTGCTCTTGGCTCTGGTGTTCGGTTTCGGTGGGTCGATGTATCCACAAATTATTCAGAGTGTGTATGCCGCAAAAAGCGAGAAAGCGTTACGCCGTGGACTAGCGATGATGATTCCCAATTATTTTATCGTCATGCTCGCGGTCGTTTTGATTGGGCTCGTCGGAATCATCCGGTTACACGACCTCAAGACCATTGAAGCGGACCAGGTGTTAGCCCAACTCCTTAGTCGGCAAGCTGAGAGTGCCTATTGGATCGCAATCCTCGTGTTCTTGGGAGCAGCGGCCGCCATTATGTCGACAGCAGCCGGAGTTTTACTGACGTTGTCGTCTATGGTCACGCATGACCTCTATCGACAGTTTGTGAGACCACAGGCAAATGAAGAAGAAATTGCCATCGTTGGCCGCGGGTTCACAGTTGCGATTCTTATTCTGGTCACCCTCCTCTCGCTCCACCCAATCGCAACCCTGTGGCAATTGACGCTCATCAAATTTGAGTTCTTGATGCAACTCTATCTGCCCATGATTCTTGGTCTCTATTGGCCACGGTTTACCCGCACTGCCGCGATTGTCGGGCTTGCTGCCGGAACAGTAAGCCTTCTGGCCATGGTACTCACCAGCTGGAAGCACATCGGGGTGTTCGATGCAGGAGTGACGGCGTTTCTGATCAACATCGTTGTCTCCGTTGTTGTAACACTGCTCAAACAACCGAGCACCGACGAACAGCAGCGAGTGCAGGAGCGGTTTTTTGCGCTATTTGAGCCAAAGGCTCCAGCGCAAAACCTCACTCCGGTTTCCTCTCAGGAAATTGTTCACCCTTCGACAACCTCAGGGTGA
- a CDS encoding amidohydrolase has protein sequence MANGRMGEPATAPPYFRRLFSHSTVLFPVHHSSLLSSVEQGKFFNVVSTRIKRKRRDIMSSQHTAEAIHARLKHPVLDADGHWIEFEPAAMEYLHKVGGDKIVERYKKVANQFGNKKWAQTPAAERRERRMLQPGWWGVPTKNTRDRATAMLPKLLHERMGELGFDFSAIYPTSGALFAPFLRDEEIRRAACRAFNLYTADQFAGLGDRLAPAAVVPMYSPQEALEELEFAVKQLGFKVVMLGSLPRRPVAAVAKSNPEASRYAVWHDVLGLDSEFNYDPVWAKCIELGVSPAFHSASSGIGLRTSISNFVYNHIGHFGQAGEAVCKALFIGGVTRRFPKLKFTFLEGGVGWACGLYSDLIGHWKKRNADALEDTNPANLNREMLVDYIQRYGSKAFVSVLDQLEPGVGLLMERPEQLDDFAACGIKKASDIRDLFVPHFYFGCEADDPVNSWAFKNKVNPYGARLNAVFGSDIGHFDVPNMTDVLPEAYEGVEDGVLNEEDFRDFVFGNPVRLWTGMNPNFFKGTAVESQVQKFLKETNGSASA, from the coding sequence ATGGCGAATGGGCGGATGGGAGAACCAGCTACCGCCCCACCATATTTTCGTCGCCTATTCTCCCATTCCACCGTTCTTTTTCCGGTCCACCATTCATCCTTGCTTTCTTCCGTCGAGCAAGGCAAATTCTTCAACGTAGTCTCAACGAGAATAAAGCGAAAACGGAGGGACATTATGTCATCGCAACATACTGCCGAAGCGATTCACGCACGACTCAAACATCCGGTGCTCGATGCTGATGGACACTGGATCGAATTTGAACCAGCAGCGATGGAATATCTCCATAAAGTTGGTGGCGATAAAATCGTCGAACGCTATAAAAAAGTCGCCAACCAATTTGGCAATAAGAAGTGGGCGCAAACCCCTGCTGCTGAACGGCGCGAACGTCGCATGCTGCAACCTGGCTGGTGGGGCGTGCCAACTAAGAACACGCGCGATCGTGCAACTGCCATGTTGCCGAAGCTGCTCCATGAACGCATGGGGGAACTCGGCTTCGATTTTTCCGCCATTTATCCGACTTCGGGCGCCCTCTTTGCTCCGTTTCTGCGTGACGAGGAGATACGACGTGCCGCCTGTCGCGCCTTCAATCTGTATACGGCCGACCAGTTCGCTGGATTGGGGGATCGTCTCGCACCCGCCGCAGTGGTACCGATGTATAGCCCGCAAGAAGCGCTCGAAGAGCTAGAATTCGCCGTCAAACAACTCGGCTTCAAGGTTGTCATGCTTGGCAGTTTACCGCGCCGACCTGTAGCCGCCGTTGCCAAATCTAATCCAGAAGCTAGTCGCTATGCGGTGTGGCACGATGTGCTCGGACTCGACAGTGAATTCAACTACGACCCAGTCTGGGCGAAATGTATCGAACTGGGTGTCTCCCCAGCCTTCCACTCGGCCTCATCAGGAATCGGCCTACGCACGTCGATCTCGAATTTTGTTTACAACCACATTGGCCACTTCGGTCAAGCCGGCGAAGCCGTGTGCAAAGCATTGTTCATTGGCGGTGTCACTCGTCGTTTCCCCAAACTGAAATTCACCTTCCTTGAAGGCGGCGTCGGTTGGGCATGCGGCCTCTATAGTGATCTCATCGGCCACTGGAAGAAACGCAATGCCGATGCCCTCGAAGACACGAATCCTGCCAATCTCAATCGTGAAATGCTAGTCGATTATATCCAACGCTACGGTTCCAAAGCTTTCGTGAGTGTTCTTGACCAGCTAGAGCCTGGAGTTGGACTGTTGATGGAGCGTCCCGAGCAACTCGACGACTTCGCTGCGTGTGGCATCAAGAAGGCGTCAGACATTCGGGATCTTTTTGTCCCTCATTTCTATTTTGGTTGCGAAGCCGATGATCCAGTCAACTCATGGGCCTTCAAGAACAAAGTAAATCCTTATGGCGCGCGCTTGAACGCGGTCTTCGGTTCGGACATTGGTCACTTCGATGTGCCAAACATGACGGATGTTCTCCCTGAAGCCTACGAAGGAGTTGAAGACGGCGTGTTGAACGAAGAAGATTTCCGTGACTTTGTCTTCGGCAATCCGGTGCGCTTGTGGACCGGCATGAATCCGAATTTCTTCAAAGGCACAGCCGTTGAATCGCAGGTCCAGAAGTTTCTCAAGGAAACTAACGGGTCGGCCTCTGCGTAA
- a CDS encoding LLM class F420-dependent oxidoreductase produces the protein MEFGVVLPHVGPQARENVVERIQTISRHAESLGYHSLWVADHVVIPTVIESKYPYHPEGKFPIDPADDFLDPLTVLGYVAACTTRVRLGTGVLIIPYRHPVVTAKMLATLDVLSRGRIILGAGVGWMAEEFAYLDSPYRQRGARTDEYLKAMKALWTEPEPHFEGKFINFSKLKCEPKPVQKPHPPIWIGGHSEAALRRTGTLADGWYGHVLWRNPDALPREIQAIRKYAEQAGRDPNKLTYAAPSYEKTFEDVLRNLPMYEKAGLDHVVLAFFMWTSGFDEVPALMERFAREAGLKAR, from the coding sequence ATGGAATTTGGTGTTGTGCTACCGCACGTTGGTCCACAGGCACGCGAAAATGTTGTCGAACGCATCCAAACGATTTCTCGCCATGCGGAGTCCTTAGGATATCACTCGTTGTGGGTTGCTGATCATGTGGTCATTCCGACAGTCATTGAATCGAAATATCCCTATCATCCCGAGGGGAAGTTCCCGATTGATCCAGCCGACGATTTTCTCGATCCGTTGACTGTTCTGGGATACGTTGCTGCCTGTACAACGCGTGTACGCCTCGGGACCGGCGTGTTGATCATTCCCTATCGTCATCCTGTGGTGACGGCAAAGATGCTGGCAACTCTAGATGTTCTTTCCCGGGGGCGAATCATCCTTGGTGCAGGTGTGGGGTGGATGGCTGAAGAATTTGCCTATCTCGATTCACCCTATCGTCAGCGTGGTGCTCGCACGGACGAATATCTCAAAGCGATGAAAGCCTTATGGACAGAGCCTGAACCGCACTTTGAGGGAAAATTTATTAATTTCTCGAAACTGAAGTGTGAGCCCAAACCGGTGCAGAAACCGCATCCGCCGATTTGGATTGGCGGGCATAGCGAGGCCGCGTTACGTCGAACTGGAACCTTGGCCGACGGCTGGTATGGTCATGTGCTCTGGCGTAATCCTGATGCGCTGCCGCGTGAAATTCAGGCGATCCGAAAGTATGCAGAACAGGCGGGACGCGACCCGAACAAGCTCACGTATGCTGCGCCGTCGTACGAAAAGACCTTTGAGGATGTTCTGCGCAATTTACCCATGTATGAGAAAGCCGGACTTGATCACGTGGTGTTAGCTTTCTTCATGTGGACTTCAGGGTTCGATGAGGTGCCCGCTTTGATGGAGCGATTTGCGCGGGAGGCAGGGTTGAAAGCGAGATAA